In one window of Helianthus annuus cultivar XRQ/B chromosome 17, HanXRQr2.0-SUNRISE, whole genome shotgun sequence DNA:
- the LOC110870263 gene encoding uncharacterized protein LOC110870263, with protein MGDKPESSTKQPAQTSLHIVYSVTDIQKKVCVLDGIKVTYSAWVKLFQLHARGYEVLYHITAQPPAKDGLAYEQWMKIDGIVLQWNYNTLSEDYLLRVLEAESTALEAWDRVKAIFLNNKGPRCAALQQKFINLILSAPPSLDVYCQTLRDLEAQLNDIGSPINEQILVLQLVHGI; from the coding sequence ATGGGTGACAAACCGGAATCATCCACCAAGCAACCTGCTCAAACATCTCTCCACATTGTTTACTCGGTCACCGACATTCAGAAAAAAGTGTGTGTTCTTGATGGGATTAAGGTCACGTATTCTGCGTGGGTGAAGCTTTTTCAACTTCATGCACGTGGGTACGAAGTTTTATATCACATCACTGCACAACCACCTGCTAAAGATGGCCTTGCATACGAACAATGGATGAAGATTGATGGTATTGTACTCCAGTGGAACTACAATACCTTGTCAGAAGATTATCTCCTTCGTGTCCTCGAGGCCGAATCAACTGCTCTTGAAGCCTGGGATCGTGTTAAGGCCATCTTCCTCAACAACAAAGGCCCTAGATGTGCTGCACTCCAACAGAAGTTTATCAATCTCATACTCAGTGCTCCTCCATCTCTAGACGTCTACTGCCAAACACTCCGGGATCTGGAAGCCCAATTGAATGATATCGGTAGTCCCATCAACGAACAAATTCTGGTTTTGCAACTGGTCCATGGAATATGA
- the LOC110871258 gene encoding transcription factor bHLH27-like, whose translation MDKATIVKDTIDYIQLLRDQERTIQAELIELESWKLEIQNLDLSPTKKRVDMRGSSILIMEVSNEFCYENNTDLKMQSLLKKLAVAGAFVGDKIMVVNLKCSKRRDTIVRLCEVLVSEAQYDCLFLDFKTWCGLQINLTEK comes from the coding sequence ATGGACAAGGCAACAATAGTCAAAGATACGATTGATTACATTCAACTATTGCGTGATCAAGAGAGAACAATACAAGCCGAGTTGATTGAACTTGAATCTTGGAAATTAGAGATCCAGAATTTGGATTTATCACCAACGAAGAAACGAGTTGATATGAGGGGATCAAGTATTTTAATTATGGAAGTGAGTAatgagttttgttatgaaaataataCTGATTTGAAGATGcaaagtttactaaaaaaattggCAGTTGCAGGTGCATTTGTGGGAGACAAAATAATGGTGGTGAACCTAAAATGTAGCAAGAGAAGAGACACAATTGTGAGGCTTTGTGAGGTGTTAGTATCTGAAGCCCAATACGATTGTTTATTCCTGGATTTTAAAACCTGGTGTGGTTTACAAATCAATCTTACCGAAAAGTGA